In Ostrea edulis chromosome 6, xbOstEdul1.1, whole genome shotgun sequence, a single window of DNA contains:
- the LOC125648246 gene encoding uncharacterized protein LOC125648246: protein MELKILLLVFAASSVCGQTPDLTNAIQQYVDACSPNSLCPISRNVHSPLRSMPNIPSACPPCDCDSKCISRGTCCPDILVSSKTIPKCVDVTVTGEEYKDYRYMVSSCSEEDYCTEEAFDVKIGNTPVSSLDTFYSYQTKKLAERYENPKSLIHWGIEFICNNSVDFNFISEFSKLLETVRREGCTVKYTPSNLIKAPACSPLDNTVSRCNITGLWGKYDPGIDWSCSNLHQHSGLFDNIFCRLCNPSRTSQIDGDSLITVCNQTGLWSNFDKEVEDACMSGSKSDVTYPFKNIFCRICNINFDSSVLFKEVKGIISETVGEHGYFYHIHMTGFSEEELSKLKRMAEVDADSISYSNMILRDGGWKNKSNLVTQYQAVTGSSTCETRIASSCVCDPSCFEDPSKECCIDFRLQYSMDSPKFKYSYNTSSQSLVAISSCNVKNAFTEKCLNPTDDFLGSFPVTDLSMRLHYANVYCYLCNQRNASEFANIASVVPWNITINSSEILDIQYYTSIMDVAKSVFQSKQEITLAPHLSSWPKRQHNGLYERTCNNTGVWQTYDLDIVWACHSINLPFEIYYNAFCKICNPSINWHSRFDKCNVTRKWDMQNDKIKSACTSFPEISAAFPFKNQFCKFCNSPSSTYVIPTTQRPKEFGGKPASLRDIFSVFKGHEEKKCSPLYVKDSEDTCRKMRCFPGKILTKDGCMPLLPVTKNLNYTIYFSISIPENVSYDTNDVKESIRDTIKAVLNASEVTFHQRIKNITIDGDKIIDIENNFFVESMLWRAESERNLVALGENPMEHLKNLHFLKPNISRFLYEPDYLTEPNVVSQPTGPYRNVIVASIITCKQIELNEYEIEVLDSSRKKIRIIHSQTELEQSDYYITAHGAYAVCLDVFCGESLCNSSNALSESDLQNALRIFTIVCTVPSLLCLMLTFTHYCLFKKLRTTNGIHVMSLIVSLFFSQFFFQFFLRKDFQGDSGCRVVGMIIHYWWMATFCCYALNGYLMFMTFRASIAFHSDDKRVYKRYFLFSYGIPLAVVLLTLFMNLFASGDAGYGADAICFLNNAASLIVSFVLIIGTVCLLNIAFFSFVMYKILLHRRQQQNLGINTTDRDMIFVFFKLFFISGLSWVLFLVDAFIPEVTFFSFVVTFVNCLQGVLLFCLEVCSKKSREMYKNFKNSRRQGRPRQTFSSSKRSVLKAARQASSRSGSQEYINTSFTSIDDVSVTAST from the exons atggaattgaaaattctTCTCCTAGTTTTTGCAGCGTCTTCTGTGTGTGGACAAACTCCAGACCTGACCAATGCCATTCAGCAATATGTTGATGCTTGTTCTCCCAATTCTCTATGCCCCATTAGTAGGAATGTCCATTCTCCGTTGAGATCAATGCCCAACATACCATCGGCTTGTCCTCCGTGTGATTGTGACAGCAAGTGTATCTCGAGAGGAACATGTTGTCCTGACATTCTTGTGTCGAGCAAAACTATCCCAAAGTGTGTTGATGTCACCGTCACGGGAGAGGAATATAAGGATTATCGTTACATGGTGTCCTCGTGTTCCGAAGAGGACTATTGCACAGAGGAAGCATTTGACGTCAAAATAGGAAATACTCCCGTGAGTTCTTTGgatacattttattcatatcaaacGAAAAAACTTGCTGAAAGATATGAAAATCCAAAATCTTTGATACATTGGGGTATAGAGTTTATCTGCAATAATTCGGTGGATTTCAACTTCATTTCGGAATTTTCTAAACTTTTGGAAACTGTTAGACGAGAGGGCTGTACTGTTAAATATACTCCGAGCAACTTAATAAAAGCTCCAGCATGCAGTCCTCTAGATAATACTGTGAGTCGCTGCAACATAACAGGGTTATGGGGAAAATATGATCCAGGTATCGATTGGTCATGTTCAAATCTCCATCAGCACTCCGGACTTTTCGATAATATTTTCTGTCGTCTCTGTAACCCATCAAGGACCTCACAAATTGACGGGGATTCTTTGATAACGGTTTGCAACCAAACTGGACTCTGGTCAAATTTTGATAAGGAAGTTGAAGACGCGTGTATGTCGGGTTCGAAATCGGATGTAACCTACCCTTTTAAGAACATATTTTGTCGAATatgcaatatcaactttgataGCTCAGTGTTGTTTAAAGAAGTGAAAGGAATAATCTCAGAGACCGTTGGAGAACATGGTTATTTTTATCACATCCACATGACTGGTTTTTCAGAGGAAGAACTATCTAAGCTTAAAAGAATGGCGGAAGTGGACGCGGATTCAATCAGTTATTCAAACATGATACTGAGAGACGGAGGGTGGAAAAATAAATCGAACCTCGTGACACAATACCAAGCAGTCACTGGAAGTAGCACATGTGAAACAAGAATTGCGTCGAGCTGTGTGTGTGACCCATCATGTTTTGAAGATCCATCGAAAGAATGCTGCATTGACTTCCGTCTCCAATACAGCATGGATTCTCCAAAATTCAAATATTCCTATAATACTTCATCACAAAGCCTTGTTGCTATTTCATCGTGTAATGTGAAGAATGCTTTTACAGAGAAATGTTTGAATCCGACTGATGACTTCCTGGGATCTTTTCCTGTGACAGATTTGTCCATGAGACTGCATTATGCAAACGTCTATTGCTATCTATGTAATCAAAGAAACGCGTCAGAGTTTGCAAACATTGCAAGTGTTGTTCCGTggaacattaccataaacagttCCGAAATACTGGACATTCAGTATTACACGTCCATTATGGATGTCGCTAAATCAGTATTTCAGTCTAAACAAGAGATAACACTAGCCCCACATTTGTCCAGCTGGCCCAAGAGACAACACAATGGTCTGTATGAAAGAACTTGTAATAACACTGGAGTATGGCAAACGTACGACTTGGATATAGTGTGGGCATGTCATTCGATTAATCTtccatttgaaatatattacaatGCCTTTTGCAAAATCTGCAATCCTAGTATCAACTGGCATAGCAGATTTGATAAGTGTAATGTCACGAGAAAATGGGATATgcaaaatgacaaaattaagAGTGCGTGTACATCCTTTCCGGAGATAAGTGCTGCGTTTCCTTTTAAGAATCAGTTCTGTAAATTCTGCaattctccatcatcaacttatGTGATTCCAACTACTCAGAGACCTAAAGAATTTGGGGGGAAACCGGCATCTCTTCGTGATATATTCAGCGTTTTCAAAGGACATGAAGAAAAGAAATGCAGCCCACTTTATGTCAAAGATTCAGAG GATACCTGCAGAAAAATGAGATGTTTTCCGGGGAAAATTCTGACGAAAGACGGTTGTATGCCTCTGCTTCCGGTGACCaaaaatttgaattatacaATTTATTTCAGTATTTCGATACCAGAAAACGTGTCATATGATACAAATGATGTTAAAGAAAGTATACGTGACACCATCAAGGCAGTTCTAAATGCTTCAGAGGTCACATTTCATCAGAGAATCAAAAATATTACGATAGATGGTGACAAAataattgatattgaaaacaaTTTCTTTGTGGAAAGCATGCTGTGGAGGGCAGAATCGGAAAGAAACCTTGTGGCGCTCGGGGAAAATCCTATGGAACACTTAAAAAATCTACATTTCTTAAAACCAAACATTTCCAGATTTCTATACGAGCCAGATTATCTAACAGAACCAAACGTCGTGTCCCAACCGACTGGACCCTACCGCAATGTGATAGTTGCTTCAATAATCACCTGCAAGCAAATTGAATTAAACGAATATGAAATAGAGGTTTTAGACAGCAGTCGAAAGAAGATCAGGATTATTCATTCGCAGACTGAATTAGAACAAAGTGATTACTACATCACCGCACATGGTGCCTATGCTGTCTGTTTAGACGTGTTTTGTGGTGAATCACTGTGTAATAGCAGCAATGCTTTATCGGAATCTGATCTCCAAAACGCTTTACGCATATTCACAATTGTGTGCACCGTGCCCTCTCTTCTATGCCTTATGCTAACATTTACTCACTACTGTCTCTTCAAAAAACTACGCACAACAAACGGAATCCACGTCATGTCCTTAATTGTTTCTCTGTTCTTCTCTCAGTTTTTCTTCCAGTTTTTCCTTAGAAAAGATTTCCAAGGCGACTCGGGGTGTAGAGTTGTAGGTATGATAATTCATTACTGGTGGATGGCGACATTTTGTTGTTACGCTCTGAATGGATATCTTATGTTCATGACATTCAGGGCCAGTATTGCATTCCATTCTGACGATAAACGGGTTTACAAACGATACTTTCTCTTTTCGTATGGGATTCCACTAGCTGTAGTTCTGCTTACATTATTTATGAACTTGTTTGCTTCTGGAGATGCAGGATATGGTGCCGATGCTATATGTTTTCTGAACAATGCAGCATCTTTGATTGTTTCATTTGTGTTAATCATTGGTACAGTCTGTCTGTTAAATATTGCATTCTTTTCTTTTGTAATGTACAAAATTCTTTTGCACAGAAGACAACAACAGAATCTGGGAATAAACACAACAGATAGGgatatgatttttgttttcttcaaactATTCTTCATCTCGGGTCTTTCTTGGGTGTTGTTTTTGGTTGATGCTTTTATTCCGGAAGTCACTTTCTTTTCATTTGTCGTCACATTTGTGAATTGTTTACAGGGCGTCTTGTTGTTCTGTTTAGAAGTATGTAGTAAGAAATCTAGagagatgtacaaaaatttcaaaaactcCAGGCGGCAAGGACGACCTCGTCAAACATTTTCCTCCAGCAAAAGAAGTGTTTTAAAGGCTGCAAGACAAGCCTCCTCCCGCTCCGGCAGTCAAGAGTACATTAATACCTCTTTTACAAGCATTGACGACGTTAGCGTTACCGCAAGTACATAG